The Flavobacterium faecale genome has a segment encoding these proteins:
- the nusA gene encoding transcription termination factor NusA — translation MENLALIDSFSEFKDDKLIDRVTLMAILEDVFRNALKKKYGSDDNFDIIINPDKGDMEIWRRRVIVADEDLDFENEEITLTEARKIEADFEIGEEVSEEVKLIDLGRRAILALRQNLISKIHEHDNTNLYKQFKDLIGDIYTAEVHHVRPRVVILVDDEGNEIVLPKEKQIPSDFFRKGDNVRGIIESVELKGNKPQIIMSRTSEKFLEKLFEQEIPEVFDGLIMVKNVVRIPGEKAKVAVETYDDRIDPVGACVGMKGSRIHGIVRELGNENIDVINFTSNIQLYITRALSPAKVSSIKINEETKRAEVFLKLEEVSKAIGRGGHNIRLAGQLTGYELDVIREGDVAGATADEDDVELTEFSDEIEAWVIEEFAKIGLDTAKSILAQEVNDLVRRTDLEEETILDVMKILKEEFES, via the coding sequence ATGGAAAATTTAGCATTAATCGATTCATTTTCAGAGTTTAAAGATGATAAACTTATTGATCGTGTAACGCTTATGGCAATTTTAGAAGATGTATTTAGAAATGCATTGAAGAAAAAATACGGTTCAGATGACAATTTTGATATTATTATAAATCCTGATAAAGGAGATATGGAAATCTGGAGAAGAAGAGTAATCGTTGCTGATGAAGATCTAGATTTTGAAAACGAAGAAATTACGCTAACTGAAGCAAGAAAAATTGAAGCCGATTTTGAAATTGGTGAAGAGGTTTCTGAAGAGGTGAAATTAATTGATTTAGGAAGAAGAGCGATCTTGGCTTTACGTCAAAACTTGATTTCTAAAATTCATGAACACGACAATACAAATCTTTATAAGCAATTTAAAGATTTAATTGGCGATATTTACACCGCAGAAGTGCACCATGTTCGACCAAGAGTTGTAATTTTGGTAGATGATGAAGGTAACGAAATTGTTTTACCTAAAGAAAAACAAATTCCTTCTGACTTTTTCCGTAAAGGAGATAACGTTCGTGGAATTATTGAAAGCGTTGAGCTAAAAGGAAATAAACCTCAAATTATTATGTCTAGAACTTCTGAGAAGTTTTTAGAGAAATTGTTTGAACAAGAGATTCCTGAGGTTTTTGACGGTTTGATTATGGTTAAAAATGTTGTAAGAATTCCTGGTGAAAAAGCAAAAGTAGCTGTTGAAACTTATGATGATAGAATTGATCCAGTTGGTGCTTGTGTAGGTATGAAAGGATCACGTATTCACGGAATTGTACGTGAATTAGGTAATGAAAATATTGATGTTATTAATTTTACTAGTAACATTCAATTGTATATAACAAGAGCATTAAGCCCTGCAAAAGTATCTTCGATTAAAATCAATGAAGAAACTAAGAGAGCAGAAGTGTTTTTGAAATTGGAAGAAGTGTCTAAGGCTATTGGTCGTGGAGGGCATAACATCAGATTGGCTGGTCAATTGACAGGTTATGAGTTAGATGTTATACGTGAAGGCGATGTAGCTGGTGCTACGGCAGATGAGGATGATGTGGAGTTGACAGAATTCTCAGATGAGATAGAAGCGTGGGTAATTGAAGAATTTGCTAAAATTGGTTTGGATACTGCAAAAAGTATCTTAGCTCAAGAAGTAAATGATTTAGTTAGAAGAACAGACCTAGAAGAGGAAACAATTCTAGATGTAATGAAAATTTTGAAAGAAGAATTTGAGAGTTAA
- the pgmB gene encoding beta-phosphoglucomutase, translated as MTIKKAFIFDLDGVIVDTAKYHYLAWKKIADQLGIDFTHEHNELLKGVSRIRSLDIILDLGKIDATQEDKNKWLIQKNDDYLLYLVDMNQSEILPGVLPILKYLKEIKQPIALGSASKNARPILEKTDIISYFDAIVDGNDVTNAKPDPEVFLIAAQKLAISPENSIVFEDSIAGVQAANIGKMTSIGIGDPSTLYEAKYIFNDFTEITTQFVDTLIQEQS; from the coding sequence ATGACCATTAAAAAAGCTTTTATATTTGACCTAGATGGAGTTATTGTAGACACGGCGAAATACCATTATCTAGCCTGGAAAAAAATTGCAGATCAACTTGGAATTGATTTCACACATGAGCATAATGAGCTCTTAAAAGGCGTTAGTCGTATTCGTTCTCTGGATATTATATTAGACTTAGGGAAAATTGACGCAACACAAGAAGACAAAAATAAATGGCTAATTCAAAAGAATGATGATTACCTATTGTATTTGGTCGATATGAATCAAAGCGAAATATTACCAGGTGTTCTTCCGATATTAAAATATTTAAAAGAAATAAAGCAACCAATTGCCCTTGGTTCTGCCAGTAAAAATGCGCGACCAATCCTTGAAAAAACTGATATCATTTCGTACTTCGATGCCATCGTGGACGGAAATGATGTAACAAATGCCAAACCTGATCCAGAAGTATTTTTGATTGCAGCTCAAAAGCTTGCCATAAGCCCTGAAAATTCAATTGTTTTTGAAGACTCAATTGCGGGTGTGCAAGCTGCAAACATAGGCAAAATGACTAGCATTGGTATTGGAGACCCTAGCACATTATACGAAGCAAAATACATATTTAACGATTTTACCGAGATCACCACTCAATTTGTAGACACACTAATCCAGGAACAAAGCTAA
- the infB gene encoding translation initiation factor IF-2: MSEERIIRINKVLRELNISLERAVDYLKDKGISIESNPNTKISDNEYKVLCGQFAGDKGKKEASKEVGEERRKEKEALRVERENEIEDKRKQDEEERLKQQEVIKARAVVTGPVQVGKIDLNPKKAAPAVKATVAPVEVPKEKVVAEKVTPKEVVAEKPVVEKKEAKAEVVEPVAPKKTTPKVEVVVTPATDEAPAEEAIATQYQKLSGAKLTGQTIDLSQFNKPKKKKEEPKITPNKPGAAGAANKNKRKRIAPKPGTPRPPGVPGAPNPNKITPNTGGGGYNANRSSRPGFVKGNRPAIVAKVEPTEEEVKNQIRETLEKLQGKKGGKSKAAKYRRDKRDTHRQKSDDEQRAIDEGSKTIKVTEFVTVGEIAIMMDVPITKVIGTCMSLGIMVTMNQRLDAETLTIVADEFGYEVEFITVDIEEAIEVVVDKEEDLVFRAPIVTVMGHVDHGKTSLLDYIRKENVIAGESGGITQHIGAYGVTLDNGQKIAFLDTPGHEAFTAMRARGAQVTDIAIIVIAADDDIMPQTKEAISHAQAAGVPIIFAINKIDKPNSNVERIKERLASMNLLVEDWGGKIQSHDISAKVGTGVKELLEKVLLEAEILDLKSNPNKAAQGTVVEAFLDKGKGYVSTILVQHGTLKIGDYMLAGKHHGKIKAMHDERGHSVLVAGPSTPVSVLGLDGAATAGDKFNIFEDEKEAKQIAAKRSQLMREQSVRTQRHITLDEIGRRIALGQFKELNVILKGDVDGSVEALSDSFSKLSTEEIQINIIHKGVGAITETDVMLASASDAIIIGFNVRPAGNARQLADKEEIDIRYYSIIYAAIDDLKDAMEGMLAPEMKEEVLGTAEIRELFKISKVGTIAGCMVMDGKIQRNAKIRIIREGVVVHEGELVALKRFKDDVKEVAKGYDCGIQVKGFNDVEERDVIECYHEVAIKKKLK, translated from the coding sequence ATGTCTGAAGAGAGAATTATTAGAATAAACAAAGTTTTAAGAGAATTGAATATTTCTTTAGAAAGAGCTGTGGATTATCTGAAAGATAAAGGGATTAGCATTGAGTCTAACCCCAACACAAAAATTTCTGATAATGAATACAAGGTCTTGTGCGGTCAATTTGCGGGTGACAAAGGAAAAAAAGAAGCTTCAAAAGAAGTAGGAGAGGAAAGAAGAAAGGAAAAAGAGGCATTGCGTGTTGAGAGAGAAAATGAAATTGAAGACAAACGTAAGCAAGACGAAGAGGAACGCTTGAAACAACAAGAAGTAATCAAGGCTAGAGCTGTGGTTACGGGACCTGTTCAAGTTGGGAAGATTGATCTTAACCCAAAGAAAGCTGCTCCCGCTGTTAAAGCTACAGTAGCACCTGTTGAAGTGCCTAAAGAAAAAGTAGTTGCTGAAAAAGTAACTCCTAAAGAAGTGGTAGCAGAGAAACCAGTTGTTGAGAAAAAAGAAGCTAAAGCTGAAGTTGTTGAGCCAGTTGCTCCAAAAAAGACAACTCCAAAAGTAGAGGTAGTTGTTACTCCCGCTACTGATGAAGCTCCTGCTGAAGAAGCTATTGCAACGCAGTATCAAAAACTATCTGGTGCTAAACTAACAGGTCAAACTATTGACTTGTCTCAGTTTAACAAACCTAAAAAGAAAAAAGAAGAGCCAAAAATAACACCTAATAAACCAGGTGCTGCAGGTGCGGCTAATAAAAATAAACGTAAAAGAATTGCTCCTAAACCGGGCACGCCAAGACCTCCTGGAGTTCCTGGTGCACCAAATCCTAATAAGATTACGCCAAATACTGGTGGTGGTGGTTACAATGCGAACAGAAGTTCTAGACCTGGTTTTGTAAAAGGTAATCGACCTGCTATTGTTGCAAAAGTTGAGCCTACAGAAGAAGAAGTTAAGAATCAAATTCGTGAGACGCTAGAGAAACTACAAGGTAAAAAAGGTGGTAAATCTAAAGCGGCGAAATACAGAAGAGATAAAAGAGATACGCACCGTCAAAAATCTGATGATGAGCAAAGAGCTATAGACGAAGGAAGTAAAACTATTAAGGTTACTGAGTTTGTTACTGTTGGTGAAATTGCAATCATGATGGATGTGCCAATTACTAAAGTTATTGGTACTTGTATGTCACTTGGAATCATGGTTACCATGAACCAGCGTTTGGATGCAGAGACTTTGACAATTGTTGCTGATGAGTTTGGTTATGAAGTTGAATTCATAACTGTAGACATTGAAGAAGCAATCGAAGTAGTTGTTGATAAAGAAGAAGATTTAGTATTTAGAGCGCCGATCGTTACAGTTATGGGTCACGTTGACCACGGTAAGACGTCGTTACTAGATTATATTCGTAAAGAAAATGTAATTGCAGGTGAGTCTGGAGGTATTACACAGCATATTGGTGCTTATGGAGTAACTTTAGATAACGGTCAAAAAATTGCATTTTTAGATACACCAGGTCACGAGGCGTTTACCGCGATGCGTGCACGTGGAGCACAAGTTACCGATATTGCTATTATTGTTATTGCGGCGGATGATGATATCATGCCACAAACAAAAGAAGCAATTTCTCATGCTCAAGCAGCTGGGGTGCCAATCATTTTTGCGATAAACAAAATTGATAAGCCGAACTCGAACGTTGAAAGAATTAAAGAACGTTTGGCAAGTATGAACTTACTAGTAGAAGACTGGGGTGGAAAAATCCAATCTCATGACATCTCTGCTAAAGTAGGTACTGGTGTTAAAGAACTTTTGGAAAAAGTATTACTTGAAGCTGAAATTTTAGATTTGAAATCAAATCCAAATAAAGCAGCACAAGGAACTGTTGTTGAAGCATTCTTGGATAAAGGTAAAGGTTATGTATCTACAATTTTAGTACAACACGGTACATTGAAAATTGGAGATTATATGTTGGCTGGTAAACACCACGGTAAGATTAAAGCAATGCATGATGAAAGAGGTCACTCAGTACTAGTTGCTGGTCCTTCTACTCCGGTTTCTGTTTTAGGTCTTGATGGTGCTGCTACAGCAGGTGATAAGTTCAATATTTTTGAAGACGAAAAAGAAGCAAAACAAATTGCTGCAAAACGTTCTCAATTAATGCGTGAACAATCTGTACGTACACAACGTCATATTACACTGGATGAAATTGGTCGTCGTATTGCATTAGGTCAATTTAAAGAATTGAACGTGATCCTTAAAGGAGATGTGGATGGTTCTGTTGAAGCACTTTCTGATTCGTTCTCTAAATTATCTACTGAAGAAATTCAGATTAATATTATCCATAAAGGTGTTGGAGCAATTACTGAAACTGACGTTATGTTGGCTTCTGCTTCTGATGCGATCATTATCGGATTTAACGTTCGTCCTGCTGGAAACGCAAGACAACTGGCTGATAAGGAAGAAATCGACATCCGTTACTACTCTATTATCTACGCAGCAATCGATGACTTGAAAGATGCAATGGAAGGAATGTTAGCTCCTGAAATGAAAGAGGAAGTACTTGGTACTGCTGAAATTAGAGAATTGTTTAAAATCTCTAAAGTGGGTACTATTGCAGGTTGTATGGTTATGGATGGTAAAATCCAACGTAACGCTAAGATTCGTATTATTCGTGAAGGTGTTGTAGTTCACGAAGGAGAATTAGTAGCCTTGAAACGTTTCAAAGACGATGTCAAAGAAGTAGCCAAAGGTTATGATTGTGGTATCCAAGTAAAAGGATTCAACGACGTTGAAGAAAGAGATGTTATCGAATGTTACCATGAAGTAGCAATCAAGAAAAAATTGAAATAG
- a CDS encoding glycoside hydrolase family 65 protein — protein sequence MNQDYIQPDNWSIIEEGFDVERVKSSESLFSIGNGAMGQRANFEEQYSGKTFQGSYIAGIYYPDKTKVGWWKNGYPKYFAKVLNAPNWIGIDIEINGEALDLNSCTKIEKYRRELNMQEGWYNRSFTATLQNGITVEVNSRRFLSINEDEIGAIKFDITPLNQDATIIYKPYLDAGVSNEDTNWEEKFWEPLDVATDNNKGFVTAQTLKTAFKVTTYMHNSIFENDKDLQLSPLSIENEVDKTQFTYQVSVSKSIKSSIQKFGGYTVSLNHNNTLEAAKSAIEKATTIGYEQLLSDQKEAWGKIWEMSDITIKGDVKAQQGIRFNIFQLNQTYLGKDSRLNIGPKGFTGEKYGGSTYWDTEAYCIPFYMATKDQKVARNLLTYRYNQLDKAIENAEQNLGFNNGAALYPMVTMNGEECHNEWEITHEEIHRNGAIAFAIFNFYRFTGDYSYIPEKGLEVLIGIARFWHQRASYSNDKKQYVILGVTGPNEYENNINNNFYTNYIAKWCIDYTTAQLKRVAIEYPKDHKRIIEKVKLGDAEIQAWNKVASNMYFPKSEALGIYLQQDGFLDKDLVPVKDLDKAQRPINQKWSWDRVLRSPYIKQADVLQGFYFFEDHFTREELERNFDFYESFTVHESSLSPCVHSIQAAKLDKMDMAYQFYLRTSRLDLDDYNKEVEEGCHITSMAGTWMSIVEGFGGMRIKNSQLHFTPKIPKEWEAYSFKINFRNQIVTVNVSAAQSTFTVDGNQELVLNVNGKELTVAPNVVATI from the coding sequence ATGAACCAAGATTATATACAACCAGACAATTGGTCTATCATAGAAGAAGGATTTGATGTCGAAAGAGTAAAATCATCCGAAAGCTTGTTCAGTATTGGTAATGGAGCAATGGGACAACGTGCCAATTTTGAAGAACAATATTCTGGAAAAACGTTCCAAGGAAGCTACATCGCCGGAATATATTATCCAGATAAAACTAAAGTGGGTTGGTGGAAAAATGGCTACCCAAAATATTTTGCAAAAGTATTAAACGCACCCAACTGGATCGGAATAGACATCGAAATTAACGGTGAGGCATTAGACTTGAACAGTTGTACTAAGATTGAAAAATACCGTCGTGAATTAAACATGCAAGAAGGTTGGTACAACCGATCTTTCACGGCAACTTTACAAAACGGCATCACGGTTGAAGTGAATTCTAGACGCTTTCTATCCATCAATGAAGATGAAATAGGCGCCATCAAATTTGATATTACTCCATTGAACCAAGATGCAACAATCATTTACAAACCCTATCTTGACGCAGGAGTATCAAACGAAGACACAAACTGGGAAGAAAAATTTTGGGAACCACTTGACGTAGCAACTGATAACAATAAAGGTTTTGTTACTGCTCAAACGCTAAAGACAGCTTTCAAGGTTACCACTTATATGCACAATAGCATTTTTGAAAATGATAAAGATCTGCAATTATCACCGCTATCCATCGAAAACGAAGTAGATAAAACACAATTTACTTATCAAGTTTCTGTTTCGAAAAGTATAAAATCTTCTATTCAAAAATTTGGAGGATATACCGTATCATTAAATCATAATAATACACTAGAAGCCGCAAAGAGTGCTATAGAAAAAGCAACTACGATTGGTTATGAACAACTTTTGTCTGACCAAAAAGAAGCCTGGGGAAAAATTTGGGAGATGTCAGATATCACCATTAAAGGAGATGTAAAAGCGCAACAAGGTATCCGTTTTAACATCTTCCAACTAAACCAAACTTATTTAGGGAAAGACAGCCGTTTAAACATTGGTCCCAAAGGATTTACAGGAGAAAAATATGGAGGCTCAACGTATTGGGACACCGAAGCATATTGCATTCCGTTTTATATGGCAACCAAAGATCAAAAAGTAGCTCGCAACCTACTAACCTATCGTTACAATCAATTAGACAAAGCGATTGAAAACGCAGAACAGAATTTAGGGTTCAACAACGGAGCAGCGCTCTACCCTATGGTAACCATGAATGGTGAAGAATGCCATAACGAATGGGAAATCACACACGAAGAAATTCACCGCAACGGTGCCATTGCATTTGCTATTTTTAATTTTTACCGTTTTACAGGTGACTATTCCTATATTCCAGAAAAAGGTTTGGAGGTATTAATTGGTATTGCCCGCTTTTGGCATCAGAGAGCTAGTTATTCGAATGACAAAAAACAATACGTAATTCTAGGTGTTACTGGACCAAATGAATACGAAAACAATATCAATAATAACTTTTACACCAACTATATAGCCAAATGGTGTATTGATTACACAACAGCACAATTAAAAAGAGTTGCTATTGAATACCCTAAAGATCACAAACGTATCATTGAAAAAGTAAAACTGGGTGATGCGGAAATACAAGCTTGGAACAAAGTAGCATCCAACATGTATTTTCCTAAATCAGAAGCCCTTGGAATCTACCTTCAACAAGACGGATTTTTAGATAAAGATTTAGTACCGGTAAAAGATTTAGACAAAGCACAGCGCCCTATCAATCAAAAATGGTCATGGGATCGCGTGTTACGATCTCCCTACATAAAACAAGCAGACGTACTGCAAGGTTTTTACTTTTTTGAAGATCACTTTACGAGAGAAGAATTAGAGCGTAATTTTGACTTTTATGAGTCATTTACCGTACATGAAAGTTCGCTTTCACCATGCGTCCACTCTATTCAAGCCGCTAAGTTAGATAAAATGGATATGGCGTATCAATTTTACCTGCGCACATCACGTTTAGATCTTGACGATTATAACAAAGAAGTTGAAGAAGGTTGCCACATCACATCAATGGCAGGAACATGGATGAGTATTGTAGAAGGTTTTGGCGGAATGAGGATCAAAAACAGCCAATTGCACTTCACACCAAAAATCCCAAAAGAATGGGAAGCTTATTCTTTTAAAATCAATTTCAGAAACCAAATCGTGACAGTAAACGTCAGTGCCGCACAATCTACTTTTACAGTCGATGGCAATCAAGAATTAGTTTTAAATGTTAATGGCAAAGAATTAACTGTTGCTCCAAATGTAGTAGCAACCATTTAA
- a CDS encoding glycosyltransferase family 117 protein, whose translation MNKAAFNFNKWNTIIGWVTFAIALITYSLTVEPTMSFWDCGEYIATSAKLEVGHPPGAPLFQMIGAFFAMFATDAQHIALMVNMTSVFSSAFTILFMFWSSTMILKKMIGEDAEKEISKENYIAILGSSFVGSLAYTFSDSFWFNAVEAEVYAMASLFIALLFWLGLRWEQEMNTPRGNRWLLVISLVIGLSFGVHFMALLTIPSIGLLYYFKNYKTITVKNFIIANVVVVSVLLFIFKLLLPLTMAFFGKSEIFMVNSFGLPFDSGTIIVTLVLIAFFYFSLNYTKAKGMIHYNTLLLCVLFILIGFSTWMMLPIRANANTVINENKPSDAAEVLAYYNREQYGVNPLFYGPQYTEAFAGLDPETPYLDKAPNYERDRKTGKYVIVNNYKNAVQNSDDYHKTILPRMWSSEHVENYINFTHAPEFKINPNYPYEEDLAKYGIDASKISEEDYNKAIAQLKNEVEKTVSEFRLAYAQKQIDNEGYVKFLKSYGEYLIIEKPTTADNLSFMVEYQFGYMYWRYLMWNFVGRQSDNQGRYDSMDGNWLSGIDFLDEIHLGSQTDLPSDVLNNKGRNTYYFLPFILALIGIMFHASKERKSFYVLLMLFLFMGLALKIYLNERPFEPRERDYALVGSFYVFAMWIGFGVYSLYESLQTYLSPKIAGPIIISASLLAAPVLMAAQNWDDHDRSDKYTALAMAKAYLNSCDPNAVLFTIGDNDTFPLWYAQEIEKIRTDIKIVNTSLLMTDWYIDQMKMKSYESDGLPISFTHDEYVGDKLDYVAYIPKINKRVGLDSIIDFIKDPKSTVGLQNGQTIHYFPTNKLRITVNKSDIIKYKVVSPTQYDSIVPYIDIDIKGSALYKNRLMMLDFISKNKWKRPVYFSGGAYDDEDYLWMKEYLQLDGMVYKLIPVRTKSKERSPIDMGQIDSEKMYKNVMAWDWGNSDSDKIYHDPETRRESITYRTNLARLMDKLIAEGKMEKAKNIIELAMTKMPVDKFGYYSLLEPFTRGYYQTGEPVKAQELLNHLIAKYRENLDYYSKLEPSEQSELAMDIVTDIERYRSLVEVMKANNDMTFFEKNKKTFNTYIEIFSRFGRDKIE comes from the coding sequence ATGAATAAGGCAGCATTCAATTTCAACAAATGGAATACTATAATAGGTTGGGTTACATTTGCAATCGCATTAATAACGTACAGCTTAACAGTTGAACCTACTATGAGCTTTTGGGATTGTGGTGAATATATCGCTACATCGGCAAAACTAGAAGTAGGTCACCCTCCAGGAGCACCACTCTTTCAAATGATCGGTGCCTTTTTTGCAATGTTTGCTACAGACGCGCAACATATAGCGCTTATGGTTAATATGACATCCGTGTTTTCGAGTGCCTTCACTATCCTATTTATGTTTTGGTCTTCAACCATGATCTTAAAAAAGATGATTGGTGAGGATGCTGAAAAAGAAATCTCAAAAGAAAATTATATTGCAATACTCGGGAGTTCATTTGTAGGTTCATTAGCCTATACCTTCTCTGATAGTTTTTGGTTTAATGCTGTTGAAGCCGAAGTATACGCAATGGCCTCCTTATTTATTGCTTTGCTGTTTTGGCTAGGATTGCGTTGGGAGCAAGAAATGAACACTCCTCGCGGTAATAGATGGCTGCTTGTAATTTCATTAGTAATCGGACTTTCATTTGGTGTACACTTTATGGCCCTATTGACTATTCCTTCTATTGGATTATTATATTACTTTAAAAACTACAAAACAATTACCGTAAAAAACTTCATAATTGCCAATGTAGTTGTGGTTTCTGTCTTATTGTTTATTTTTAAATTGTTACTACCACTTACGATGGCGTTTTTTGGTAAGAGCGAAATTTTTATGGTGAACAGCTTCGGTCTACCTTTTGACTCTGGTACTATCATTGTCACTCTTGTTTTGATTGCCTTCTTTTACTTTAGTTTAAATTACACCAAAGCCAAAGGAATGATACACTATAATACATTGTTATTATGTGTCCTTTTTATTCTAATTGGATTCTCAACTTGGATGATGTTACCTATTAGAGCCAATGCAAATACGGTTATCAACGAGAACAAACCCTCAGATGCGGCAGAGGTTCTTGCTTATTACAATAGAGAACAATACGGTGTAAACCCATTATTCTACGGACCACAATACACTGAAGCTTTTGCTGGACTTGACCCAGAAACTCCATACTTGGACAAAGCACCTAACTACGAAAGAGATCGTAAAACTGGTAAGTACGTTATTGTAAACAATTACAAAAATGCTGTTCAAAATAGTGATGATTACCACAAAACTATATTACCTAGAATGTGGAGTTCTGAGCACGTAGAAAACTACATTAACTTCACCCATGCACCCGAATTTAAAATCAACCCAAATTATCCGTACGAGGAAGATTTGGCAAAATACGGAATCGACGCTAGTAAAATATCTGAGGAAGATTACAACAAAGCTATAGCACAGTTAAAAAACGAGGTTGAAAAAACGGTATCTGAATTTAGATTGGCCTATGCTCAAAAACAAATTGACAATGAAGGCTATGTAAAATTCTTAAAAAGCTACGGTGAATATTTAATTATCGAAAAACCAACTACTGCAGACAACTTGAGCTTCATGGTTGAATACCAATTTGGATACATGTATTGGAGGTATTTGATGTGGAATTTTGTTGGAAGACAAAGTGACAACCAAGGACGTTATGATTCTATGGACGGGAACTGGTTGAGTGGTATTGACTTTTTAGACGAAATCCATTTGGGTTCACAAACTGATTTACCTTCGGATGTATTGAACAATAAAGGTAGAAATACGTATTATTTCCTACCGTTTATCCTAGCATTAATCGGGATCATGTTTCACGCAAGCAAAGAGCGCAAAAGCTTTTATGTTTTATTGATGCTGTTCTTATTTATGGGACTTGCATTAAAAATTTACCTTAACGAACGCCCTTTCGAACCAAGAGAAAGAGATTATGCACTTGTAGGCTCCTTTTATGTGTTTGCGATGTGGATTGGATTTGGAGTTTACTCTTTATACGAAAGTTTACAAACCTATTTATCACCCAAAATAGCAGGACCAATAATTATCTCTGCAAGTTTACTTGCTGCTCCAGTCCTTATGGCTGCTCAAAACTGGGATGACCATGATCGCTCTGATAAATACACAGCATTGGCAATGGCCAAAGCCTATTTGAACTCCTGTGATCCAAATGCCGTATTGTTTACTATTGGAGACAACGATACCTTCCCGCTTTGGTATGCACAAGAAATCGAAAAAATTAGAACGGATATCAAAATCGTCAACACCAGCTTATTGATGACAGACTGGTATATTGATCAAATGAAAATGAAATCTTATGAATCTGATGGTTTACCTATTTCGTTCACACATGATGAGTACGTAGGAGACAAACTCGATTATGTAGCTTATATTCCGAAAATAAATAAAAGAGTAGGATTAGATTCTATTATTGATTTTATCAAAGACCCTAAATCTACAGTAGGCCTTCAAAATGGACAAACGATTCATTATTTCCCAACGAACAAATTGAGGATTACTGTTAATAAAAGTGACATCATCAAATACAAAGTAGTTTCACCTACTCAATATGATTCTATTGTTCCTTACATTGACATTGACATCAAAGGAAGCGCATTGTACAAAAACCGTTTGATGATGCTTGATTTTATATCAAAAAATAAATGGAAACGTCCTGTTTACTTCAGTGGAGGTGCCTATGACGATGAAGATTATTTATGGATGAAGGAATACTTGCAATTGGACGGAATGGTCTATAAATTGATTCCAGTACGCACCAAATCAAAAGAGAGAAGCCCAATTGATATGGGACAAATTGACTCTGAAAAGATGTATAAAAATGTAATGGCTTGGGATTGGGGAAATAGCGATAGCGACAAAATCTATCACGATCCAGAAACAAGAAGAGAAAGCATCACCTACAGAACCAATCTTGCTCGATTGATGGACAAATTGATTGCAGAAGGTAAAATGGAAAAAGCTAAAAATATAATTGAGCTAGCGATGACCAAGATGCCAGTAGATAAATTTGGCTACTACTCGTTGCTTGAACCTTTTACTAGAGGATATTACCAAACCGGTGAACCCGTAAAAGCACAAGAGTTACTGAACCACTTAATCGCTAAGTACAGAGAAAATCTGGATTATTACAGCAAACTAGAACCTTCTGAGCAATCAGAACTTGCAATGGATATCGTAACTGATATTGAACGCTATAGAAGCTTGGTCGAAGTGATGAAAGCAAATAACGATATGACTTTTTTCGAAAAGAATAAAAAAACTTTCAATACCTATATCGAAATATTCTCTCGATTTGGAAGAGATAAAATAGAATAA
- the rimP gene encoding ribosome assembly cofactor RimP, with protein MVFKEKINSLLLEALSERPSLFLIDVVITDAFKVIVTIDGDNGVVLQDCIDVSRAVESNLDREEQDFSLEVASFGVGGPLKFIRQYKKNVGRTLIVKTATENIEAELVEANDDFVILAWEAREPKKIGKGKETVQKRLELSYGDIKEAIVTVTF; from the coding sequence ATGGTGTTTAAAGAAAAAATAAATTCATTGCTATTAGAAGCGTTATCAGAGAGGCCTTCGCTTTTCTTGATTGACGTTGTAATCACAGATGCTTTTAAAGTAATTGTGACTATTGATGGTGATAACGGAGTGGTTTTACAAGATTGTATTGATGTAAGTAGAGCGGTAGAGAGTAATTTGGATCGTGAAGAACAAGATTTCTCGCTTGAAGTAGCTTCTTTTGGAGTTGGTGGACCGCTTAAATTTATTAGACAATACAAGAAAAATGTAGGTAGAACCCTGATTGTGAAAACAGCAACCGAAAATATAGAAGCAGAATTGGTAGAAGCTAATGATGATTTTGTAATTTTGGCGTGGGAAGCAAGAGAACCTAAGAAAATTGGGAAAGGGAAAGAGACAGTTCAAAAAAGACTGGAGCTATCTTATGGAGATATAAAAGAAGCAATTGTTACAGTAACATTTTAA